In the Candidatus Zixiibacteriota bacterium genome, one interval contains:
- a CDS encoding Lin0512 family protein: MAWVRCVTEMGMGVDVHGLDYTAAAKRAVFDAIHHSSLGFPRLVGKTADDMLVEVTIGVPKPEAVDKEAVLETLPHGHKRINVVHGGLQVLNEKGDDGWLIANAIIVVSLDDGK; encoded by the coding sequence ATGGCTTGGGTACGGTGCGTTACGGAAATGGGCATGGGAGTGGACGTCCACGGGTTGGACTACACGGCCGCGGCGAAGCGGGCGGTGTTCGACGCGATCCACCACAGCAGCCTGGGGTTTCCGCGCCTGGTGGGCAAGACCGCCGACGATATGCTGGTGGAGGTGACCATCGGCGTGCCGAAGCCCGAGGCGGTGGACAAAGAAGCGGTGCTCGAGACGCTGCCGCACGGCCACAAGCGCATAAACGTCGTCCACGGCGGCCTGCAGGTGCTCAACGAAAAAGGCGACGACGGCTGGCTGATCGCGAACGCCATCATCGTCGTCAGCCTGGACGACGGGAAATAG